The Chelonoidis abingdonii isolate Lonesome George chromosome 11, CheloAbing_2.0, whole genome shotgun sequence genomic interval CCAGAATCCATGACATACGGGCTCATTTAATATACAAtaagccccccccccactcccacagtCTGTCTTTTCCCCCCTCGCTCCAATCCACCACCTGTCATCTCTCCAGAGAGCCAGGAGAAATGACTTCCATCTAGTCCCACAGCCTCTCCACAGGCTCCCCTCTCTgggcctttccctgcagccacgGGCTGCTGCAACCCCTAAGACCCTGCCCACAGGCCTCATTGCTGGCAGCCATGCATGGGTCGAGCTGCGTCCGTTCTCTGCATGGGGCCAGGGGGCTTTGCTGGCTTATAACTGGAACTGTTTGCTTGTCCTAAAGGCACAGACAAAataaactttctttctttctttcttcctttcgtTTGTTAAGTGGGAGCAGAAAGTTAGTGAGAActcctttgtttctgttttctagAGCACTTTGGAGGCAATTGCAGAGGCTGACATCTGAAGAAGGCAAACCACGCCACACAGCGTGCCGAAGGCGGACCCTGCAATCTACATGTGCACATAGAggagagatttatttatttaatttatatatttattggaaatttatttaaattatttatttggaaGATTGTTGATTGTGTGACTAATTCCCtggagaaaggaattttccttggaaggatttttttttttaaatgatgatgaTGTGAACCAGAGAACAAAATATTAGCAGCAGAGCAATTTTATTTTGCAATtcattctatctatctatctgtctgtctatctatctatctctctgTCTATCCTGATACACATCCATCagtctatctatccatccatcctttgAAAAGATGATGCTCAATTCAGACCAGACGGAAATCGACATGCCCCCGTCTCACTCAGAGACAGAGTCAGTTTTTAGTGACTGTGGTGGGGGCGGTGGCCGTGGGGCCGGAGTGGAGGAGGCCGGCAGCATCGGCTTGTGTGCCCAGTCCCGACTAGCTGAACCGGGGGAGGCTCTGAAAAAGGACCTACAGCACTTGAGCCGAGAGGAACGTCGGCGGCGGCGGCGTGCCACGGCTAAGTACCGGACAGCCCACGCCACGCGGGAGCGCATCCGCGTCGAGGCTTTCAACATGGCCTTCGCTGAGCTGCGCAAGCTGCTGCCTACCCTGCCCCCTGACAAGAAGCTCTCCAAGATCGAGATCCTCAGGCTGGCCATCTGCTACATCTCCTACCTGAACCACGTGCTGGACGTCTGAGCCACCGAGCACGCGTCcgtctgtccatctgtctgctACATCTACCTGAACCACATGCTGGACATCTGAACCACCGAGCCCATGTCAGTCTGTCCGTCTGTCTGCTACATCTCCTACCTGAACTACGTGCTGGACATCTGAGCCACCGAGCCCACGTCcgtctgtccatctgtctgctACATCTCCTGCCTGAACCACGTGCTGGACATCTGAGCACCATGCACACGTCCATCCGTCTGTCTGCTGCATCTCCTACCTGGATGTCTGAGCCAACGattgtccatctgtctgtccatatTTCTCTACAGATCCTGCCAAACATGTGAGCCACCAAGCtcatctctgtctgtctgtctgtccatgcGTTTACCATATATCCTACCTGACTACTTCCTGGAGTCTGAGCAACCGAGCCTATGTCCATCTGTCTTTGTTTCTGCTACATCTCCTACTGGGCATCTGAGCCACCAAACCTACATCCATCCGTCTGTCTAGCTGCTACCTGAACCACATGCAGGACATCTTGAGCCTTCGAGCCCATGTCTGTCCACccctccatctgtctgtctgctcCATCTCTTACTGGAACCCCAAGCTGGACCTCCAAGCCGCAGCAGCACCAACAGTCCTGGGATCTAGCCCATGTGTCTCTCTGCTCTTTCTTCTACCTGAGCCATGGCCTGGATTGGTGAAGTGCCAACAGCAGGAACCTTCCAGGCCTTTTGTCTGTTGGCTGCATCTCTCCCTGCTGGCACCATGCACTGGGCTCCCAAAAGGCCCTGTCTCGAGGGGCTGCTGCGCCATCTGAGCCTGACGCCCCCGGGCAACCCCCGGATCTAGGCAGACAAGGAAGAGAGCTTGACCCCCTGTGATCTCCAGCATTCCTTGCACAGCCGCAGGGCTCCTGGCTTTTCCTGCCCTGAAAAGAAACACCAAACATGTTGCAAAAATGGAAGACatggggcagcccccagccctagccccacAAAGATGGGAAAGCAGCAGCTTTCCTGCAGGGTCCAGAACCTAATGAAGGGTGGAAGGTTCCCATAGATGGATGGGAAAGAGGGCATTTCCTTGCTTAGATCGACTCCAGAAGACATAAACCTTGTCCTCTGTCATGACTCCATCCCTTTTCCAATAAGGGCAAGGGAAAACTGGCTGTGAGTCTCTCCCTGGGGGGAATTTCAGTGCCCCACAGGGTGAGAACTGCCACCAAGACTGGAACTCGAGCTCCCGAGCCAGTTCCCAATTCAGCATCCCAAAGGTCAGAGTTTGCTCCCGTTGCAGTTAATAGGCACCAatctccattgtcctgctgttGTTTATAGtggtgcaaagtgagtgtgaatGGTGCCCATCCTGACTCAGGAGTGTTTTGCACCTGCTTTGCACCAGTATAGGTGACTGGACAAGGTGGACAACAGGCAGTCAAGCCCAGTGAGTGTTTGATGGCAGCAGACTCTGGTCTCTAAGGCTGTTCCATGTCTCCTAGTAAGAGGGGTCAGACTGGGGGAAATGTGGTGACTCTCCACTTAAGCTCCAGATACCATCCCAGACTACACTGACAACCTCAGATGACTGGATTTACCTGCTGTAATGATCAGTGCACAGTGAATAAGTAAGACTGACCTCTACCTTCCCATCATTAGCCTCCAGAGTGAACATCTTGTTGCAATGAATGAGTAGTTAATTCACACCTCTCTTAGGGTTTCAGGCCTTGACTCTCCTTGGCAATGCACCTTGTGTTGTCATTAACCTCCATGCAAAGCAAGTGTCAGGCCTTGCCTTCACTGGGCTTCCAGTCACTGGTTTTAACCCCTTAGTGGGACACAATTTACCCCAACAGAGCACAGTTTTCACCAGTGCAGGTTATCCGGTGCCTCCCTGGTGTAAGCTATGATCTGCGATGGGTTTGCACTGAGGCAGCTGCACCTTAGAGGGATCTCTGCACccagtttgcactggtgcaaatgacgGCCACAGGGCTAAATGAATGGGAACTGGGTGACCAATCCCCCCAGGCCATTGACCTATGGGGTGCATGTCTTCTCATgctccctggtgtaaatcaggcacagagaggcaggcGCTGTAGCCCCAAGTGAAGGCATCTGCAGACAGTGCGGGATTCCAGCCCCCAGCGAATCTGTtgcacagagcaggagcaggatctCTCTCTAATCCCCTTCTgggagtcctggccccagccctgggggtcAGGCGGTGCCCAGCTCAGCAAATCTGTCCCCCTTTCCAATGGCAAAGCCAAGCCATGCTTACTGTCGGAGAAAGAGAATCTGATTGGTAGACATTAGAACCAAAGATAAATGGTGTCTGGCCAATCCAATCGCTGCATGAGCGAACTGTGAACAAAACACAGGGCCTGTGGCCAATCGAAAACGAGCTGGCGCAGACAAGTAAACAAGCATAAACTTTATGGGTCTGAGCCTGCAAAAATCcacctattggcttcaatgggatcGTTCCTGTGGCTAAGGCTCAGCAGGGTCAGAACATCTATTTATCATTTATCCCCACACACAtctctccatccccatacacacccatctatctatctatctatctatccccacataccccatctatctatccatccccacacatcccctctatctatctatctatccccatactcCTCCATctaatctgtctgtctgtctgtcctcatACATATCTGTggatctatccccatacacagccATCTATATTGATCTATCACATTACATATCCTTTTAGCTACATATCCACTCTCCCTCTCTGTGTCTAGCTGTCTGTgatcttctgtctgtctgtctttctagGCATGTCACCGCAGCCACCACAGCTGAATCTTTCCAGTTCCATTTGGGGgttcagatgaaattcagtgaacaaaactgatgaaaagagggttttttttcccaacaCGCTGTTCTAATCAGGCCTtttgggctctgttcccagctctgccactgattcactgagGTGTGCCActtccctcctctctgcctcagtttccccctctgtataAACAGGGAGAATGCTACCTACCTCGGCCTCATGCAAACTCATCAGCGAACATCCACCacgtgctttgagatccctggatggCAGGGCATTATGAACAGTGAAGACAGGGATGGATTTCCCACCCTCACGCAGTTCAGGAAGGGAAGCCGATGGACAGGGGAAGTGGGGCCGACCCGCTGCCTCCTTCACTCATCAGTCCCATCTCTGTGCCACAAGGCTATTTATTGAATTAATTTATTGATAAATGTTGCTATTTATTTGTGGGGttgtgcactttttaaaaagaaacgaAAAGCAACTGTGGAGGGAAAAAATATCCCTTGTAAATAACAtgcccttgtgtgtgtgtgtatcttggCTGTTTAGAGTGTGTGaggatttattatttattattgcataaGAAAGTCAGGGAGGTGGGGAATGGAATTAAACTGTGCCACAGAAAAAGAGAGGTCTCAGCTTTGGAAGAAAACCGcttccatctttctttctttcttgttgcaGCTGGGTCATTTTGCGAGCGGTAATGGCCAGTTGCGGCTACGCCTGTTAAGACTGGCGGGTAATCGAATCTCGTGCTCCGACGCATGAAATGATCACAGCAGGGGGCATGGATTTTCCTCCTGCCACACACAACTGGCGGAGGGTGCTGATCCAATGTGGCAAGGCGCTGGCTCAGACAGGGCCCAGGTGCATCATGAGATGGGTCCACACCTTGAACCTGGATCTGAACTGGAGGGTTCACAGCGGGTTTTGGGGGTTCTGTTGCAGGCCTATTTCTACCGTAATTGTGGGGCTTttgctccctctgaagcatcatcTGTTTATGGTACTTCTCTGCCCatctcccatcactgtagcatctgggcattgtacagatgaggaaactgaggcacagagaaagaagCTAAGTGATTGGCCCAAGCTCACATAGGGAgtgtgcagcagagctgggaactggagCCAGTCTCTGAAGCCTAAGGCTAGCATCCTAACCATGGGACCAGCCTTCCTTTCTCCTGCGTTGAGTTCTGCAATTGGTGGGTGAGCTGCTGGACCGATGGTCTGACTGGGTGCAGCAAACCTATTTCCTATATGACAAAATCACCTCCCTCAAAGTGGGAGACAAAGGAGAGGAGAGGGCGTGTCAGTGCCAGGCCCTGAAGCACTGGTGGGGGCGAGGTAGACAGGTCATGGGGCCAGCCCATTctcaccctctgccccacatGCTCTCCCTTGCCCTCGGTTCGCAAGGCTGGCATGGCTCAGCAGGATCAGAGAGACTCTGAACTCAGAGCGGGGAGTGCAGGGCAGGGACAGACACGCACAAAAACCCAGCACCCCTGTCTCCCTCCATGTCTGACCCCCCACCCTGTCTGGCACTGCAGCCACTCTAGAATCTCCCAGGGGCCTTTGAACCCAGACGACCCCAGTGAGCTCGAACCTTTAAAAGAACTTGTTGAAACAGACACACGAGAAAGATCCAACCagtgagagggaagggggaaccCGCCCCTTCAGAGGAGTGAGATGAGGCATGTAGTGGGTCCCCCCATGACCCCTTATatcccccacctgcccccagccccagtgctTCCCCTTGGAGGCTCCACAATGCACGCTCAGAGCAGGGACCAGGGAAGCAGGAGGCAGAAGAGAAAGGGCATGTAGAGCAAAGAGACTGAAAGCCCTGTGGATCAGCCCCTCCGTACCCCACTCCTGGCTCAGACCTGCTCAGCAGCAATGAAAGTTCCCCTCCCACATTAGGTCACCGTGACAGCGGCAGGAATGGAAGCATCGGGGGAGGGAGGATCTGAGCCAAAGTGATCCCCCAAATCACATGCAACTGCCCCATGAAACCCTCCAGACTAGCGGATACAACTTTCTCCAGCTCAGAGGGTGCTGCCCCTCTGTGCCCCAAGTGATTGTAATGAAAATGCCTTTTTGATCCCCTTGTATTACCCAGAGTCCATTGTCCctgcctcaagagccaggaaaTCTTCCTGCAGTGCTGATTCTATCCCCTGGTTGTGACTGTCTTCACTTGTTAGCTTGATGGCCTTGTTTACCTTATAtataaatgtactttcattgtcctctgcccGTAATCAAGCCGGTCAGGCAGGTAAATACAcgttcctttgtctagggcaggctgGATTTATGCACGGCTTCAAATACACCCTTAAGAACACATTTCCAGCAGACATCTATATCTCTTGGTCCACAATTATGCATTGGTTTTTGGGACCAGCACATCACCCATTTGCatatgacaccttacatgacacttCTTAAGTACTTGTTATGGCAGCAGTGTATTGGGGGTgatgagtgtgtcaggcctgagAGGCATTACAATGGCCTCTGCCAGCTAGCACCAAGGGGTTCCAGAGTCGCAAACACCCACCTCCGTCCCTCCCGGCCCCTCTGGTTGAAGCAGGGAAGAGAGCGTGCTGCTCCTCGCCCTTCGTCCCTGTCCTCTGACGGACGGGTCCCCGCGGGACAAGTTGCAGCTGTTTGTTGACTTGCTCCAAATTTCTTTACATAATCGATTGGCCTCGGCTCCATGGGACACATTAAGGGGAAATGAAAAGCATGGCGGGAGGAGGGAAACACAGAGAGACGGTGACGGAGTGGGGCCTAATCGTTAGAGCAGGGAGCttggtgtcaggactcctgggttaccTTCCTGGTTTGGGGGTGGGTGGTGCCTAATGGTTAGAGTAGGGGGCTTGGCGTCAGGACTCCTAGGCTCTGTCATCAggtctgggagggcagtggggtctaatGAGAgttttattcctagctctgaCTCCACGGGACCTGAAGTGCATCACTTCCCCTTTCTGGGCCTGTGTTCCAGCGCTGGCTCTGGCTCCAGACCTCCCTCACCTGGTGCCTCCCTGTGCCTGGTGCTCGGCCTGGCACAGCCTCAAGCTAGGTTCTCCGATCTGCTTCCAGCCTTTCCCGGGGAGCCTGCCCTGGACTTAAACTCTGTCTCTCTGTCCCAGGGGCCCTCAATTAACTGGGGCACAGTGTGGCGGATGCTGTCTCGTTCCCAACCTCGAGAGAGAGCAGGCCCTTTCCAGGGGCAGCCCGAAGTGAGAACAGATTCATCACGTTACCAAAGTGTGAACATTCTGTCGCTATTTCCCAACCGGCTGTGGTGCCCATTGTTACCCGCCCTGCCAGCCAAGTCCCCGACATATGGTCCGTATTGTGCAGTGCACAATGGAAACACTTCATGCTAATTTAAACACTGGCTGTGGCCGTGATGTCTCCTCCCACAGAGTGGAGCAATGGCCCTCACCTAAGTGTCCTTTtgccaatggggaaaaaaacacaattttgcTTCTTGTTCACTTTTCAGTGTGTTTTTCTTAGAAAGTTTTGCACTGGCCTCAAATCAGTTTCTCTTGCTCGACTATCGTAAGGGGATCTGTCCACCTATCTGTCACCACAAGaggattgtctgtctgtctgtctaatatcAGAAAGggattatctctctctctctttctctctccatccaCCTCCTtctatctttctatctatctatctatctatctatctaatatcATAAGGGGGCTGTCCATCTATCTAATCTTTAAAATGGTTATCTAAGTATGTATCCATCTGACCTGTAAGGTTATTATCTATCTGCTATAACCTTTCTGGTTTTTATCTCTGTGTCCATCCACAGGCTCTCTCTCGTGTCCCCTCTGTAGTATGTCAGTCTATCACAGGGGTAGTCAATGACTTTTTGTCAAGGTCCATATTTCTTGGTCAAAGTATAGTCAATGCCCAGAccccagagaaaataataataacagtaataattaaTAAGTACATAAAAAGATTTGAGAATCCAGCCATTCAGAAGCAGGGTCCGCCTATTGACTATCTCTGGGTAGTATCTCTCCTCCCACCAgcagtctctgtgtgtgtgtaatcacAGATTATCTCCAGGGCCCGTCACTGTGGTACCTAAGAACTGACTGATGCCAGCTCATTTCATAGTATATAAAGCACCCCTGACAAATTCAGCTCCTTCCAAAAATCATCTCACCTCTTGGTTTTCCATCATCCAAAAGGCAGGTCAGTTCTGGGCGCTCCACTGCTCTACGTGTGATGAAAAGCTACTGGTAATTCTGTCCATAAACCAGGATTGCCGTGTGCTATTATTATCCAATTACATTAGCACCCCAAGGCCTCCGCTGAGCTCAGGTCAACACTGTGCTAGGTGGTGTACATACACATAacgagagacagcccctgccccaaagaaacaCGGTGgaccagagctgggagggggaattTACTTATGCAAAAATCACCCTGCAGGTCACTGGCAAAACCCAGGACTGACGTCGAATCCCCTGCCCTACCCATTAGCTCACCCTGCTTGCACACCGCAGCGTGGATCCTTAGGGCAGAATAGTTAACGATGTATCCTACGATGCAAGAGAGGGGAGATGTTGTCACCTTTTGAGATCACACACAGGATTTTCTCTGCAGTCCACACACTCTTGTCCTGTGGCCTGTAGGTCCATGAGAGCATGGCTGGACTTGCATGAACATGCTTCTGGGTGTGTGGATGTCTCGGGGTGGCTGTGTACGGATGCATATTTCTGTGTCTAGCTGaggactggctggaaaaccagAATTCTGCTTCCTGCCAAACGTTGCGAGTTTGATGTTTGTTTTCACGTTGGtgcagaacagagcagagagcagagacCTCTTGGCATTTTCTGGGGAAAAGCATGAAAACAGGAGCACCCCAGGGTAGCTGGCAGTGCTGTGAGTAGTGCAGTCAGCTGGGATGTCGAAACTCAGGCTCAAGTCTCCGCTCCAAGCcaggctcaaacctgagtctccCCCATGCCTGCTTGAATCACCAggtgccctgccccaccccagcagctccccacctccgccCTGACATGcccccccacctgcagctcccccccgccccagctcacccctactcCACACACGAGCATAAGCACCCTGAGCGCGCCATccttgcttcacttctcccacctcccaggcttgcgggacctaagctgattggcactgcaagcctgggaggcgggagaagtgaagcagccatggcgtgctcagggaggaggcggggcaggggtgagctggggcggggagttccccagCATACtacccccccccttacttgctgcaggcggccctccccatgctcccctgccccagctccctctgcctaaatgctggcagtgaCCAGgttggctgaagatccggccgccccggtcgctgccgaagaaaatgctaCCCCCTAAATCCTAGCActggttgcctaaatggttgcacctgccctggcgatgggcccagccccacctgtgagccactcagctcccctccccaggtgGAAACAATGAGCAAAGTCCCAGGGCAGGCCAGACACGTGGCGTCTGGGGTGAAGATAACGCAGGGGCC includes:
- the NHLH1 gene encoding helix-loop-helix protein 1; its protein translation is MMLNSDQTEIDMPPSHSETESVFSDCGGGGGRGAGVEEAGSIGLCAQSRLAEPGEALKKDLQHLSREERRRRRRATAKYRTAHATRERIRVEAFNMAFAELRKLLPTLPPDKKLSKIEILRLAICYISYLNHVLDV